In one Acidimicrobiales bacterium genomic region, the following are encoded:
- a CDS encoding PAC2 family protein → MALYERRSSRQPDRPVLVVSLEGWVDAGLGAASATGALLGSVPTEVLATFDGDDLIDQRARRPVLRIVDGVNAGLNWPEIRLLVGEDRDGNDMVFLVGPEPDLHWRSFVAGVVELAQELGVRLVVGLGAFPAAAPHTRPIRLAATATNPDLASRVGVVPGTLEVPAGIEAAMEEAFSDTEIPAVGLWARVPHYVSAMPYPAASAALVDGLASVAGLTLDSTGLHAAADVTRSRVDELISQSTEHKAMVSQLEDNIDAAEGTPLDLGPLPSGDEIAAELERYLRGER, encoded by the coding sequence ATGGCTCTGTACGAGCGACGATCTTCCCGACAGCCCGATCGGCCCGTGCTCGTGGTCAGCCTCGAGGGCTGGGTCGACGCTGGGCTCGGTGCCGCCTCGGCCACCGGCGCCCTGCTCGGCTCCGTCCCCACCGAGGTGCTGGCCACCTTCGACGGCGACGACCTCATCGATCAGCGCGCCCGCCGGCCCGTCCTCCGGATCGTCGACGGCGTGAACGCCGGCCTCAACTGGCCCGAGATCCGGCTCCTCGTCGGCGAGGACCGGGACGGCAACGACATGGTGTTCCTGGTCGGGCCCGAGCCCGATCTGCACTGGCGGTCCTTCGTCGCCGGCGTGGTCGAGCTGGCCCAGGAGCTCGGGGTCCGCTTGGTTGTGGGACTGGGAGCATTCCCGGCCGCCGCTCCCCACACGCGCCCCATCCGCCTGGCGGCCACGGCCACGAACCCCGACCTGGCTTCACGAGTGGGCGTGGTGCCCGGCACGCTGGAGGTCCCGGCGGGGATCGAAGCCGCCATGGAGGAGGCCTTCTCCGACACCGAGATCCCCGCAGTCGGCCTGTGGGCGCGGGTGCCGCACTACGTCTCGGCCATGCCGTATCCCGCCGCCAGCGCCGCCCTGGTCGACGGGTTGGCCAGCGTGGCCGGCCTCACCCTGGACTCGACCGGGCTCCACGCCGCCGCCGACGTCACGCGAAGCCGGGTGGACGAGCTGATCTCCCAGAGCACCGAGCACAAGGCCATGGTCAGCCAGCTCGAGGACAACATCGACGCCGCCGAGGGCACCCCGCTGGACCTCGGACCCCTGCCCTCCGGCGACGAGATCGCCGCCGAGCTGGAGCGGTACCTGCGCGGCGAGCGCTAG
- a CDS encoding LLM class F420-dependent oxidoreductase: MRVDGGVGGDLETAGTSAKETEQAGYDGAWSAETGHDPFLPLLLAAEHTEHLELGTGIAVAFARNPMNLAILANDLQAYSKGRFMLGLGSQIRPHIEKRFSMPWSHPAPRMRELILAMRAIWSSWNEGTKLDFKGDFYTHTLMTPFFNPGPNRYGPPRVFLAAVGELMTIVAGEVADGLLVHGFTTERYLREATIPALERGLATSGRNREDVQVSYPAFVVTGTTEAEMSDAARGVRAQIAFYGSTPAYRPVLELHGWGDLQRELNTLSKQGEWMKMAELIDDEILHTFAVVCEPEDVPAQILARVGDVVDRITFYAPYRSDPDRWHGILARFKQLGPA, translated from the coding sequence ATGCGTGTCGATGGCGGGGTCGGAGGCGATCTCGAGACTGCGGGAACGTCCGCAAAGGAGACCGAGCAGGCCGGCTACGACGGGGCGTGGTCGGCCGAGACCGGCCACGATCCGTTCCTGCCCCTGCTGCTGGCGGCCGAGCACACCGAGCATCTGGAGCTCGGCACCGGCATCGCCGTCGCCTTCGCCCGCAACCCCATGAACCTCGCCATCCTGGCCAACGACCTCCAGGCCTACTCGAAGGGCCGGTTCATGCTGGGCCTGGGCTCCCAGATCAGGCCCCACATCGAGAAGCGCTTCAGCATGCCGTGGTCACACCCGGCACCGCGCATGCGGGAGCTGATCCTCGCCATGCGCGCCATCTGGAGCAGCTGGAACGAGGGCACCAAGCTCGACTTCAAGGGTGACTTCTACACCCACACACTGATGACCCCGTTCTTCAACCCCGGTCCCAACCGTTACGGGCCGCCGCGAGTGTTCCTGGCCGCTGTCGGCGAGCTGATGACGATTGTCGCCGGCGAGGTCGCCGACGGACTGCTCGTCCACGGGTTCACGACCGAGCGCTACCTGAGGGAGGCGACGATTCCCGCGCTCGAGCGAGGCTTGGCGACCTCAGGGCGCAATCGGGAGGATGTCCAGGTGTCGTACCCGGCCTTCGTGGTGACCGGCACGACGGAGGCCGAGATGTCCGACGCCGCCCGCGGCGTTCGCGCCCAGATCGCGTTCTACGGGTCGACCCCCGCCTACCGGCCCGTGTTGGAGCTCCACGGCTGGGGCGACCTGCAGCGGGAGCTGAACACCCTGTCCAAGCAGGGCGAGTGGATGAAGATGGCGGAGCTGATCGACGACGAGATCCTCCACACCTTCGCCGTGGTCTGCGAACCCGAGGACGTCCCCGCCCAGATCCTGGCCCGGGTCGGTGACGTCGTCGACCGCATCACCTTCTACGCCCCGTACCGGAGCGACCCCGACCGGTGGCATGGGATCCTGGCCAGGTTCAAGCAGCTCGGTCCGGCCTGA
- a CDS encoding fatty acyl-AMP ligase: MTLPDRIEQATARGGTVTFVGSGDPERVSWALLHEDARVVAANLQRRGIGPGDRVALLGPTSRPLVTTIQAAWLAGATVVVLPLPLRLGSVEDFVAQTRARVRSADVGLTLVDRDLAAFMDPNPGDPPLVLLDEVTAGPGRAGAGELEEPAVDPASLAILQFTSGSTADPKGVMLPHAQIGANIDAIGSAAHLDVERDVIVSWLPLYHDMGLIGLLMTPMTTGTDLVLGAPQDFMAAPARWMQWMSDFGGTVTCGPNFAYALAARALRRQSGWDLSPWRVALNGAEPVDPKAVDDFCAAGAAHGLDPKSMFCVFGMAEASLAVTFPEPGTGMTTDIVDRRALEHEGSAAPVAETDERGRRLARLGRPLPGLEVRIVEPTTGTVRSEREVGELEIRGTSVTPGYYRHPEATAEAFRDDWLRTGDLAYMADGELVVCGRMKDVIIIGGRNVYPEDIERAVGTIPGVRQGNVIAFGVEGRKGREGLVVVAETKDDDSQAIRQAVATRVRHAVGLTLEEVVLVNPGSLPKTSSGKLQRSLCRNRYLAAELGGP, encoded by the coding sequence TTGACGCTGCCGGACCGGATCGAGCAAGCGACCGCCAGAGGTGGGACCGTCACGTTCGTCGGGTCCGGCGATCCGGAGCGGGTGAGCTGGGCGTTGCTGCACGAGGACGCCCGGGTGGTGGCGGCCAACCTTCAGCGCCGAGGCATCGGGCCTGGTGACCGGGTCGCCCTGCTGGGCCCGACCTCGCGCCCGCTCGTCACGACCATCCAGGCTGCGTGGCTGGCTGGCGCCACGGTCGTCGTCCTCCCCCTGCCCCTGCGGTTGGGATCCGTCGAGGACTTCGTCGCCCAGACCCGGGCCCGGGTGCGTAGCGCGGACGTCGGCCTGACGCTGGTCGACCGCGATCTGGCTGCCTTCATGGATCCCAACCCGGGGGACCCACCGCTCGTCCTGCTCGACGAGGTGACGGCGGGCCCCGGTCGCGCCGGCGCCGGCGAGCTCGAGGAGCCCGCCGTCGACCCCGCATCGCTCGCCATCCTCCAGTTCACCAGCGGGTCAACTGCTGACCCCAAGGGGGTGATGCTGCCCCACGCCCAGATCGGCGCCAACATCGACGCCATCGGCAGCGCCGCCCACCTCGACGTCGAGAGGGACGTGATCGTCTCCTGGTTGCCCCTGTACCACGACATGGGGCTCATCGGCCTGTTGATGACCCCGATGACGACGGGCACCGATCTCGTGCTGGGGGCACCGCAGGACTTCATGGCCGCCCCCGCCCGCTGGATGCAGTGGATGAGCGACTTCGGGGGCACGGTCACCTGTGGCCCCAACTTCGCCTACGCCCTCGCCGCCCGGGCCCTGCGGCGCCAGAGCGGGTGGGACCTCTCGCCCTGGCGCGTCGCCCTGAACGGCGCCGAGCCGGTCGACCCCAAGGCGGTGGACGACTTCTGCGCCGCTGGGGCCGCGCACGGCCTCGACCCCAAGTCGATGTTCTGTGTGTTCGGCATGGCGGAGGCGTCGCTCGCCGTGACCTTCCCCGAGCCGGGGACGGGCATGACCACCGACATCGTCGACCGCCGGGCGCTCGAGCACGAGGGATCGGCCGCCCCGGTCGCCGAGACCGACGAACGAGGGCGCCGACTGGCCCGTCTGGGTCGGCCCCTCCCCGGGCTCGAGGTTCGCATCGTCGAGCCGACGACTGGAACCGTCCGATCTGAGCGGGAGGTCGGGGAGCTGGAGATCCGCGGCACCTCGGTGACGCCCGGCTACTACCGTCACCCGGAGGCGACGGCCGAGGCCTTTCGGGACGACTGGCTGCGCACCGGAGACCTGGCCTACATGGCCGACGGCGAGCTGGTGGTGTGCGGGCGCATGAAGGACGTCATCATCATCGGTGGCCGGAACGTGTACCCCGAGGACATCGAGCGGGCGGTCGGGACCATCCCCGGCGTTCGCCAGGGGAACGTGATCGCCTTCGGGGTCGAAGGGCGCAAGGGTCGGGAGGGGCTCGTCGTGGTGGCGGAGACGAAGGACGACGATTCCCAGGCCATCCGCCAGGCCGTGGCCACGCGCGTGCGCCACGCCGTGGGCCTGACGCTGGAAGAGGTCGTCCTCGTCAACCCGGGCAGCTTGCCGAAGACGTCGTCGGGCAAGCTGCAGCGGTCGTTGTGCCGCAACCGCTACCTGGCCGCCGAGCTCGGGGGGCCGTGA